The sequence below is a genomic window from Candidatus Palauibacter australiensis.
ATCATCCCGGCTGCTTCGGCTTCGTCCCGTCGAGTCCCACGTGGCCCGGCGTCGTCGCGGACTTCCTCGCCTCCGGGTACAACCTCAACGCGTGCAACTGGCTGGTGGGGAGCGGGCCGAGCCAGCTCGAATGCGTCGTCATCGAGTGGTTCCGGCGCTGGCTCGGCATGCCGGAGACGGCGGGCGGGCTGCTCACGAGCGGAGGGTCCGCCGCGAGTCTGGACGCGCTCGTGGCGGCGCGGGAGGCCGCGGGCTACCCGGAGCGCGCCACCGTGTACATGAGCGACCAGAGCCATCCCGCCCACGTCAGAGCCGTGAAGATCGCGGGCATCCGGCCGGATCACGCCCGCATCGTGCCGAGCGACGGCCGCTCCCGCATCGACCTCGATGCGCTCCGGCGCATGGTGGCGGAGGACCGCGCGGCCGGCCGGAACCCCATCGCCGTGTGCGCGAACGCCGGCGCCACCGCGACCGGCGCCATCGACCCGCTGCCCGAGCTGGCGGATTTCTGCGCGGCGGAGGACATCTGGTTCCACGTGGACGCCGCATACGGCGGGTTCGCCGTCGTGACCGAACGCGGCCGGAAGCTCCTCAGCGGCATCGAGCGGGCGGATTCCGTCGGGCTCGACGCGCACAAGTGGTTCTTCCAGCCCTACGAGGTCGGCTGCCTGCTCGTGCGGGACGTGTCGACGCTCGAGGAGCCGTTCGGGGTGCAGCCGACCTTCCTCCAGGACTCCCTGTGGGGATCGGGGCACCCCAACCTGACGGATCGCGGGCTGCAGATGAGCCGGTCCGCCCGCGCGCTCAAGATCTGGATGTCCGTGCAGACGTTCGGGATGGCCGCGTTCCGGGATAGCATCGCGAACGGCCTGGACCTGGCGGCCCGCGCGGAAGCCTACATCGACGCGAGCCCCGCGCTCGAGTGTCTGAGCCCGGCGACGCTGAGCATCGTGTGCTTCCGGTTCCGGCCCTCCAGCGGGGAGACCGGCGCGGAGATCGCCGAGGAAACCCTGGACGAACTGAACCGCGAGGTGCTCGCCCGCCTGTTCTGGGAGGACCCCGCATTCGTCTCCTCCGCCGTCGTATCCGGCAAGTTCGCGCTCAGGGTGTGCATCGTGAACTACAACACGACGTGGGACGACGTGCGGGCCGTGCTGGAGGCAACGGAGCGCTTCGGGACGGAGGCTCTGAAGCAGCGGTAGGCAGCGGCTGGCTTCCCTCGGTGTAGCAATTGTTGCCACAACGTCCGGTACGTGCGACCTTCCAGCATGGCTACCAGACAAACGCGAAACGTCTCGCTTCCTCCGCAACAGGACGCGTTCATCGAGCGGCTGGTCTCGCGGGGGGACTACCGTACGGCGAGCGAAGTCGTACGGCATGGGTTGCGCCTGCTGGAGGAGGCGGAGCACCGAAGGCTCCTCGAGAAGTGGGTCTACGAAGGTCTGAGCGAAGAGGAAAAGAACCGGATCCCCCCCGCGCTTCTGGATCGCGTCCAGGCGCACTTCCGCCACATCGCCGACACCGCCCTTCGCGAACTGGCGGACGACCGTGTGTCGGACGGACCCGCGGCCATGCAGCGGTTGAGAGAGAGAATCGAGGCACAGGGCTGAGTGTCGGCTGGCTACCGGCTCAGCCAGACCGCTGAGGCAGAACTCGAGGAGATCCTCCTCTACGTGGCGGAACAATCCGGCGTCGATCGCGCGCTACGCGTCCACCGGCGATTCGTGGATGCCTTCGAGCATCTGACTGAGATGCCGAACTCCGGATCGAAACGCCTTGACACCACGGGCGAACGAGTCCGGTGGTGGCGCGTCTTCGACTGGATCGTGCTCTACGAGTGGGAGAGTACGCCCATCACGATTCTGCGCGTAATCCACGGCGCGCGAAATCTCGATCATATCCTGAATCCGAACGCCGAGACGCACTGACCCCGTCGAGAGTTGCCGGCGGCGCACCGGGACTGAAGGCAGACCAGCGCTTGACGAATGGACTCGACGCGAGCTATTGACGCGCTGCGAAGTCCGCGCTTCTCACGCCAGGAGATCCGCAAGATGCCAGCGTCCCTCGTCCCCGCTCGCGCGGCCGCCCCGCTGCTCCTCGCCGCCGTACTTGTGGCGCGCCCCGCGGTCGCGGCCGCGCAGGAGCCCGGGCTGACCGGCTTCACCGCGGCCCGCGCCGTCACGCAGCTC
It includes:
- a CDS encoding type II toxin-antitoxin system ParD family antitoxin, with amino-acid sequence MATRQTRNVSLPPQQDAFIERLVSRGDYRTASEVVRHGLRLLEEAEHRRLLEKWVYEGLSEEEKNRIPPALLDRVQAHFRHIADTALRELADDRVSDGPAAMQRLRERIEAQG
- a CDS encoding aminotransferase class I/II-fold pyridoxal phosphate-dependent enzyme gives rise to the protein MRHDTVAETTSELGVGERLEMSPEAMLELAREAAEILVRRRGELAGEGAWDGEFRDALEERLMEDPPEEGQPAADVMGRAVRDVLKLALRLDHPGCFGFVPSSPTWPGVVADFLASGYNLNACNWLVGSGPSQLECVVIEWFRRWLGMPETAGGLLTSGGSAASLDALVAAREAAGYPERATVYMSDQSHPAHVRAVKIAGIRPDHARIVPSDGRSRIDLDALRRMVAEDRAAGRNPIAVCANAGATATGAIDPLPELADFCAAEDIWFHVDAAYGGFAVVTERGRKLLSGIERADSVGLDAHKWFFQPYEVGCLLVRDVSTLEEPFGVQPTFLQDSLWGSGHPNLTDRGLQMSRSARALKIWMSVQTFGMAAFRDSIANGLDLAARAEAYIDASPALECLSPATLSIVCFRFRPSSGETGAEIAEETLDELNREVLARLFWEDPAFVSSAVVSGKFALRVCIVNYNTTWDDVRAVLEATERFGTEALKQR
- a CDS encoding type II toxin-antitoxin system RelE/ParE family toxin translates to MSAGYRLSQTAEAELEEILLYVAEQSGVDRALRVHRRFVDAFEHLTEMPNSGSKRLDTTGERVRWWRVFDWIVLYEWESTPITILRVIHGARNLDHILNPNAETH